In a genomic window of Colius striatus isolate bColStr4 chromosome 2, bColStr4.1.hap1, whole genome shotgun sequence:
- the LHCGR gene encoding lutropin-choriogonadotropic hormone receptor, whose product MVPALLLLLLLLLPAAGGGRCPPRCACSQPALRCPPPPRGARPAPARASFTHLPVKVIPSHAFEGLRDAFIIEISQSDSLERIEASAFDSLPTLSEILILNTKNLLHIEDGAFRNLPRLKYLSICNTGIRQFPDLTQIFSLAAHFILELCDNLCMTTIPQNAFQGMSNESLTLKLYKNGFEDIHSHAFNGTKLNQLILKDNKNLRRIHNDALRGATGPDVLDISSTALESLPSYGLEAIQVLNATSSYSLKRLPPLDKFSSLLEAVLTYPSHCCAFQNLRREKQNSLLSIFDAFSKECESTMKKSTNEILDDSYNTSLWSADKNMYPFAAGEEASSYSYSAFFDDSEMTGFDFEYDFCQPKILTCTPEPDAFNPCEDILGYSFLRVLIWFINILAIAGNFTVLLVLLMSHYKLTVPRFLMCNLSFADFCMGLYLLLIASVDAQTSGQYYNHAIDWQTGSGCSAAGFFTVFASELSVYTLTVITVERWHTITYAMQLDRKLRLRHALPIMLAGWIFSVLIAVLPLLGVSSYMKVSICLPMDIETGLSQAYILLILVLNVVAFVVICTCYIKIYIAVQNPELVAANKDTKVAKRMAILIFTDFTCMAPISFFAISAAFKVPLITVTNSKILLVLFYPVNSCANPFLYAIFTKAFRRDFFLLMSKLGCCKSRAELYRMNYFSAYTSNCKNGGSSATAPNKASQALLLLSALEKPYPAVQDKKPYNKN is encoded by the exons aTCATTCACTCACCTGCCTGTAAAAGTAATCCCATCACATGCATTTGAAGGACTTAGAGATGCTTTCATCAT TGAAATCTCTCAGAGCGACTCCTTGGAGAGAATTGAAGCAAGCGCATTTGACAGCCTTCCCACTTTGTCTGAAAT ATTAATCCTGAACACGAAAAATCTGTTGCACATTGAGGACGGAGCATTCAGAAACCTTCCGAGGCTAAAATACTT GAGCATTTGTAACACTGGAATAAGACAATTCCCAGACCTGACACAGATCTTCTCATTAGCAgctcattttatttt GGAGCTCTGTGATAATTTGTGTATGACAACTATACCACAAAATGCTTTCCAGGGGATGAGCAATGAATCGCTGACACT CAAATTGTATAAAAATGGATTTGAAGATATCCACAGCCATGCCTTCAATGGGACAAAACTGAATCAATT AATCCTGAAGGACAATAAGAACCTCAGGCGGATACACAATGATGCCCTGAGAGGGGCCACAGGGCCAGATGTCCT GGATATTTCTTCAACGGCGCTGGAGTCCCTTCCTAGTTACGGGCTCGAGGCCATTCAGGTCTTAAATGCAACATCATCTTACTCATTAAAGAGACTGCCACCGCTAGATAAATTCAGCAGTCTTCTGGAAGCCGTTCTAACGTATCCCAGCCACTGCTGTGCTTTTCAAAATCTAAGGAGAGAAAA ACAGAATTCCTTGCTTTCTATTTTTGACGCCTTCTCCAAAGAGTGTGAAAGCACCATGAAGAAATCAACTAATGAAATATT AGATGACTCTTACAACACATCGCTGTGGTCAGCAGACAAGAACATGTACCCATTCGCAGCAGGTGAAGAAGCGTCATCTTACAGCTACTCAGCCTTTTTTGATGACAGCGAAATGACGGGCTTCGACTTTGAGTATGACTTTTGTCAACCTAAAATACTCACGTGCACTCCAGAGCCAGATGCGTTTAATCCCTGCGAAGACATCCTGGGGTACAGCTTCCTCCGAGTCCTGATCTGGTTTATAAATATCCTTGCCATTGCTGGCAACTTCACCGTCCTCCTCGTTCTCCTCATGAGCCACTACAAGCTCACCGTCCCCCGCTTCCTCATGTGCAACCTCTCCTTCGCTGACTTCTGCATGGGCCTGTACCTGCTGCTGATCGCTTCGGTGGACGCGCAGACCAGCGGCCAGTACTACAACCACGCCATTGACTGGCAGACGGGCAGCGGCTGCAGCGCCGCCGGCTTCTTCACCGTGTTTGCCAGCGAGCTCTCGGTGTACACGCTGACGGTGATCACCGTGGAGAGGTGGCACACCATCACCTATGCCATGCAGCTGGACCGCAAGCTGCGCCTGCGGCATGCTCTGCCCATCATGCTCGCCGGCTGGATATTCTCTGTTTTGATAGCGGTGCTGCCTCTCTTAGGGGTCAGCAGCTATATGAAGGTCAGCATCTGCTTGCCCATGGATATTGAAACGGGCCTTTCCCAAGCCTACATACTGCTCATCTTGGTGCTAAACGTTGTCGCCTTCGTTGTCATTTGCACTTGCTACATTAAAATTTACATCGCTGTTCAGAACCCggagctggtggctgccaaTAAAGACACCAAGGTGGCCAAGAGAATGGCAATACTGATCTTCACGGATTTTACCTGCATGGCCCCCATCTCCTTTTTTGCCATATCCGCTGCCTTTAAAGTACCTCTCATCACAGTGACAAACTCCAAGAtcttgctggttttgttttaccCCGTCAACTCCTGTGCGAACCCGTTTCTCTACGCAATTTTCACCAAAGCGTTccgaagagatttttttctgctgatgaGCAAGCTTGGTTGCTGCAAGAGTCGAGCAGAGCTTTACAGGATGAACTATTTCTCTGCTTACACCTCCAACTGCAAGAACGGCGGCagctcagccacagcccccaACAAAGCCTCGCAAGCGCTGCTGCTCTTGTCGGCGTTAGAGAAGCCGTATCCTGCAGTACAAGACAAGAAGCCTTACAACAAAAATTAA